TTATTCGTAATTCTCCTGTTCCGATTGGAACAGTACCGATTTATCAAGCTTTGGAAAAAGTCGATGGTGTGGCGGAAAATCTGACTTGGGAGATTTTTAAAGACACGCTGATTGAACAAGCAGAACAAGGCGTAGATTACTTTACCATCCATGCAGGCGTGTTATTGCGTTATGTACCCATGACAGCAAACCGTTTAACGGGCATTGTTTCTCGGGGTGGCTCGATCATGGCACAGTGGTGTTTGGCGCATCATCAAGAGAATTTCCTCTATACCCATTTTGATGAGATCTGTGAAATCATGAAAGCCTATGATGTGTCATTTAGCTTAGGCGATGGCTTACGTCCCGGCTGTATTCAAGATGCCAATGACGAAGCGCAATTTTCTGAACTGCGTACTTTAGGTGAGCTGACTCATCGGGCTTGGCAACATGATGTGCAAGTGATGATTGAAGGCCCCGGTCATGTGCCGATGCATATGATTAAGGAAAATATGGATCTGCAACTTGAGGTGTGTCAAGAAGCGCCTTTTTATACTCTAGGACCACTCACCACCGATATTGCACCGGGCTATGACCATATTACCTCAGCGATTGGTGCTGCGATGATTGGGTGGTATGGTACAGCTATGCTCTGTTATGTCACCCCCAAAGAGCATTTGGGTTTGCCGAATAAGAAAGATGTCAAAGACGGGATTATCACCTATAAAATTGCTGCGCATGCTGCAGATTTGGCCAAAGGACATCCGGGAGCCCAAGTACGTGATAATGCCCTATCAAAGGCACGTTTTGAATTTCGCTGGGAAGATCAATTTAATTTAAGTTTAGACCCAGATACCGCCCGCTCGATGCATGATGAAACCTTGCCTAAGGAAGCGCATAAATCCGCACATTTTTGTTCCATGTGTGGTCCAAAATTCTGCTCGATGAAAATTAGTCAAAATGTGAGAGAGTATGCTCAAAATCATCAGGATGAGAACAATTCCGAGCAAAATACTCAGGAAGTTGAAATGGGTCTAGCACAGATGAAAAGCGAATTTCAAAAACAAGGGCAAAAGTTGTATCACACTGTGTAAATTGACAAAAAATTCGTTTGTCTTTCTAAATTTCTCAGTTAGGATGAAATGAATCATTTCATCCTAACTTATGCGAATGAAAATTCTCGAAAACGCCACGTATAATAAAAACGATTTTGAAATTACTCAGCGTGAATACCTGTATCAAGGATTTATCAAAGTTGAGAAAATCAGTTTAAAACACCAATTGTTTAATCAACTCGCATATACCTCGACCATTCAACGTGAATTGATTCGCCGTAAAGAAGCAGCTGGCGTACTTCTGTATAACGATCAACAACAGCGTTTTGCTTTAATTGAACAATTTCGGGTCGGTGCAATTGATGACCCTGTATCGCCTTGGCAGCTGGAAATCATTGCAGGGGTTTTGGATGATGATGAATCGCCTGAAAGCTGTATTCGCCGTGAAAGTGTCGAAGAATCAGGCTGTGAAATCCAAGATTTAGAGCATCTCTTTAGCTTTTATCCTTCTGCGGGCGCATGTGATGAAGTATTTCATTTGTATGTCGCTCAAGCCGAATTACCTAAACACGGCGGTGTGTTTGGTATGCCGGATGAAGGTGAGAATATTCAATTGCATATTTTGAACTATGCCGACCTTCAGCCTTTATTGGCTTCGGGACGTTTAAGAAATGCACCGGTGATTATGGCCTTACAATGGTTAAAACAACACATCGTCCCGTTGGGTCATGCTTAAGGAGCGGTGGTTGTGAATGCATTGATGCCATTAAACCCGAATGAAAAGATTATTATTCAGATCACTGATTCACATTTGATGGATCGTGCTGATGCTCAGTTTGTCAAAATGAATCCTGAGCAAAGTTTTCATGCCGTGATTGAAGATATGCTGTCGCAGTATCCGCATATTGATGCGATTATTCATACCGGTGATGTGGCACAAGTGGCAAAACCTGAAACCTATGCGCGCTATCAGCAATATATGCAACGCTTAGGTATTCCTTTTTACCAAATTCCCGGCAATCATGATGACGTTGCGCATTTCCCTTTTGCCGCACCCGATCCGATTCCGGCGGTACTGAGTTTTCACAATTGGCGCTTTATTTTGCTCAACAGTGCCGTGCCTGATCGGATCGATGGTTGGATTGGTAGCGAACAATTGGTGCATTTAGAGCGTTTATTAGAACAACATCAAACTCATGATGTGGTGCTGGCCTGTCATCATCATCCTTTAGAGATGCAATCGCATTGGATTGATCAGCACAAACTGAAAAATACCAAACAATTGACCGAAATTTTACAACAATATAACAATATCAAAGCAGTGATTTGTGGTCATGTGCATCAGGACTCATTAAATCTGTGGAATAACATTCAGTTCCTGTCGACCCCTGCCACTTCGGTACAATTTAAACCAAAAAGCCAAGATTTTGCCCTCGATGACTTAGCCCCGGGCTATCGGAGTTTCCGTCTAAAAGAAAATGGTGAGTTTGAGACCCAAGTACACCGTTTGACGGACTTTACTCAACATATAAATAAAGATATTTCAGGCTATTAGCTTTTCTTTTCTGCCATTTTGATTTAGTTTATCCATCCAAAAGGATTTCTACAAAGACAAAACCCGATATTCATGGCTTTCATCTTTGCTAAAAAATCTATATGATGACGCCCCCGATGGCAACATTCTATCGGAAGCGATAAAAATACTTGCATATCACCATATTTTTTACGTATCGATATACGTATATGATGAGGATTGCCCTTTATGGCGAATGAAAACCAAACTCAAGTGTTGGAAGAAACAAACGGTTTAGTGGAAGAAAAAGCTAAACGCGTGCGCAAAACCAAGCCAAAGACGACTGAAGGCGGCACCACAGCGAGTCTATTTGGCATCGAGCCTTATCAGCCGAAGAAAAACGAAGAATACATGTCTGAAGGACAACTTGAGCATTTCCGCAAAATTTTGTTGGCGTGGAAAGAAGAGTTAATGTCTGAAGTGGATCGTACCCTAAACACCATGCAAGACGAAAATACCGCTTTGCCAGATGTCAATGACCGTGCGACCCAAGAAGAAGAATTTGCAATTGAATTACGTACCCGTGACCGTGAACGTAAACTCATCCGTAAAATCGAGCAATCTGTTGAAGCGATTAAAAACGATGACTATGGTTTCTGTGAAACCTGTGGTATCGAAATTGGCTTACGTCGTTTAGAAGCACGCCCAACAGCAACGCTTTGTATTGATTGCAAAACTTTGGCTGAAATCAAAGAGAAGCAAAATAACGGTTAATATGTTATTCAATAATCCTCCCCTCTCCGCGCCTGTCTCTCAGGAACGGAATCAACAGGTGGTGGCTTATCGGGGTCGGTTTGCGCCATCGCCAACCGGCCCTTTGCATTTTGGCTCTTTGATTACCGCGGTTGCGAGTTTCTGTGAAGCCAAATCTCAAGGCGGTGAATGGATTGTTCGGATTGAAGACACCGACATCCCGCGCATCTACCCCGGCAGTGAAGAACATATCTTAAAGTGCTTAGACGCTTTTGAATTTGAATCTGATGCCCCGATCATTTTTCAAAAAGATCGTTTAGATATTTACCAAGCCGTCTTAGAACATCTGCATACACAAGGCTTGGTCTATGCCTGCCAATGCACTCGCAAAATGCTCGGCTCCAATCATATCTATCAAGGCACCTGCCGAGATTTAAACCTGCCCTTTCAAGATCAAGCCATACGATTAAAAATTGATGATCAGCCGATTTGTTTCAATGATCTTTTACAAGGTCAGCATTGCTCCAATTTAAAACAGGATTTAGGCGACTTCGTGCTGAAACGCCGTGATGGCATTATCAACTATCAATTGGCTGTGGTGGTTGATGATTATCTGCAAGGCGTGACCCATGTGGTGCGTGGTGCAGATTTACTCGACAACACGGAACGACAAATTTGGTTGGGACAATGCTTGGGCTATCCGAAGCTAAGCTATATGCATCTGCCGTTGGCGATGAATGACCGTGGCGATAAACTCTCTAAACAAAACCATGCTATGGCTTTAGATATTGCACATGCACCAAAACTGTTGGCACAAGCCCTACAAGCCTTAGGGCAACCCCCTGTCGATCTTGATCGACCAAGTATCATGCTTCAACAAGCGGTACAACAATGGCAACGTGATTTGATTCCCAAAGGCACGTCTATTCAAGGGATTTTTCAGTAAGCCTGAGCATGCTCTTAAATTGGAGATGTATAACGATTCCACTCACACAATTGATCTTGTCTTTAACATCAAAAGTGTCCAATAATGACAGCCGAATTAGACTTATAAAATTAAAATAATCGGGAGTATCAGCTTATGTTCTTTATTTTTGGTGTTGGACCCAAGACCGTCAAAACCGCCCAAGGTCAATTTAAATGTCCGGTCTGTCGCAGCTATAGCGGTTATGAAATCAAACAACAACGTAATTATTTTTCATTGTTCTTTATTCCTTTAATTCCACTGTCTAAGCCCAAATCGGGACAAGTACAATGCTTACACTGTGGTACCTTTATGCCGACCCTCGTGTTACAACAAGTAGAAAATGATGTCCGTCCGAATGAATAAATAATCAAAACATCAGAACACAGAAGATTAAGAGAGATAAGGAAGGAACATGATTGGTGATGACTCACCAATCATGTTGGAACAGATGTTAGAAGCTAGACTCTTCTTTAGCGCTGTTTTTCACTTGGGTGGTGGCATCAATTTTAAGCATTAAGCTGACCATCACCGCACACATAATCAAAGAGGAACCACCATAACTAATAAAGGGTAAGGTCAAACCTTTGGTTGGGAGCATGCCCATGTTCATCCCAGCATTCACCATGATCTGTAGCAAGAAAATGATACTGATGCCGTAAGCCAAGTAACCTGCACGCAAGTATTGGTTTTTCAAGGCACGATGACCAATTTTGATACACATCACCACCATGGTAAAGGACAGAATCATCACAGTTGTGATACCAAAGAAACCAAATTCTTCTGCCAAAATCGCCAACATAAAGTCGGTATGTGCTTCTGGCAAATACGACATTTTTTGGATACTGTGTCCAAGTCCGACCCCAAACCATTCGCCCCGACCAAAGGCCATCAACGCATTGGTCAGCTGATAACCGGTACCGAGCGGGTCTGCCCAAGGGTTGGTAAATGACACCAAACGTTCAAAACGATACGGTTCAAACACCACCAAGAACACGAATGCAATCAGGATCGCACCGAGTGCAATACCAAACTGAATCAATGGCGCACCGGCAAGGAAAAACACCCCAAGCATGGTAAACACAATCACCACGGTTGCCCCTAAGTCAGGCTCCGCAATGATTAAACCGACCGTGAGCAACATGATAATCCCGAGTCGCACCAAGCCTTTGACATTGCTGCGCACTTCTTCAGCACGGCGCACCACATAATCCGCAGTAAAAATCGCCATCATCAGCTTCGCCGCTTCAGTCGGTTGGAAGGTAAAACCCGCCAAACGAATCCAACGGGTTGAACCATTCACCTCTGATCCGATCGCGAGCACTGAAAGCAACAGCACAATGGTGATCAGCCACAAGGGAAAAGTATTTTTAAACCATGTGTTCAGTGATACCCGATAGGCAAACACCGCTGCCACAAATGCCACCACAATCGAAATCAAATGTCGGGTCACATAATGAAACGGATTTTCCAGTAAGCGTTCTGCATAGGGCATGGAGGCAGAACCGACCATGACCGTGCCAAGACTTAATAATGCCACCACACAGAAAATCAGTACATTACGTGGAGTAATCTCGCTCGGCACTTTCGGTGCAAAGCGATCATAGACCTCAGAAATTTTAGTGATTGTTGTCTGAGTAAACCCAGCCATAAAACTTTCCTTATTGTTTTTTTAGTTCAGTGCATTGACCAAAGCAACGAACTGACGTCCTCGCTCTGGATAACCTGAAAACATATCGAAACTGGCACAGGCAGGTGACAACAGCACCACATCTTGCGCCTGAGTACATTGTTGGCACAGCGCCACGGCTTCTTGCAAGGATTCAGCATGTAGCAGTGTGGTCGTGCCTGCAATGGCTGTTTCAATGATCGGACGATCTTCACCAATCAGCACTGCAACTTGAGCGAATTTACTTAATGAGTCACGTAAGGCTGTAAAGTCCTGCCCTTTGCCTTGACCACCTAGGATGATTGCGACTTTACCGCCTTGTGCTTCAATGGCAGCGCCTAAACCATCCAATGCCGCCAAAGTTGCGCCAATGTTGGTGCCTTTCGAGTCATTGTAATAACGTACGCCATTCACTTCTTTGACGAACTCACAACGATGCTCCAAGCCTTTAAAGGTTTTTAAGGTCTCTAACATGCCCTCAAGTGGCAAGCCAATCGCTTCACCTAACGCCAAACATGCCAAAGCATTCGCGACATTATGTGTACCTTGAATATACATCTCGCTACTTTTCAGCAAGCGTTCACGACCACGTGCCAACCAAATCGTGCCATCAGTATCTCTAAGTACCCCATATTGATTGATATCTGGTGCATTCAAACCAAAGCTTTGCATTGGGGTTGCATCAGGCACCAACGGACGGGTCAATGAATCATCTCGGTTATACACCACCTTTTTTACACCTTGGAAAATACGGTGTTTCGCAGTGTGATAACCCATCATGTCACCATGACGGTCTAAATGATCTTCACTCATGTTGAGGACAACCGCCACTTCAGCATTTAAGTTTGACGTGGTCTCTAACTGAAAACTAGAAAGCTCAAGAATGTACAGCTCAGGATCATCTTTGGTTAAGTCCAATGCCGGACGACCCAAATTACCCCCAACTGCGACTTTTCTGCCTGCCTGTTCAGCCATGAGTCCAATTAAGGTGGTCACGGTGCTTTTGGCATTTGAACCCGTGATCCCCACAATCGGCTTATCCGTCGCACGGCGTAATACTTGAATCTCACTGATCACTGGAATGCCTTTGGCAATCGCCGCTTGGATTTCAGGCAGTTTCGGATCCAGCCCCGGACTGATAATAATTTCTTCAGCGCTCAGTAATAAGTCTTGATCCAACACACCAAAATGGGTCTGGACCTCGCTTGGAATTTTGTCATGCCCGGGAGGAACGGCACGAGAATCGGTTACAGCAACACGGTAGCCTTTTTCATATAAGAAATTTACGGCTGAAACCCCTGATATTCCGAGTCCAGCGACCACTTTTAATCCACCGCGTTGTATCAACATTTTGCCTCACCAGCATCATTTTTTTAAACTTGCAAAATGTTAGCACTTTGCCGTTTTTATTGCTTTTTTTGTTTTAGATTTCTCAGCGTTTTTTTGTGACTGAGCGTAAAAAAGCCGTCACCATGATGACGGCTGTTATTCGATAAAATCATTTGGAAAATAAATGCTTTATTTCCATTTCACCGACTGAACTTCAACTTTGGCTTTCGGTTCTGTTGCGGAACAGCCACAACTACCACCACAACCACTGACTTCAGCTGGTTTGAACCATTTGGCTAAGCCATGCCAACCCAATTGTTCACATGCCTTGGATAAGCGTAGGAAAACTGAATAGGCTGATTTTGGAAAGACCTTTTTGAATACGACAATCGCACTCCAAATCACCAATACCGCAACAATCAATACTTCAATCATGTTCAGTCTCCTACACTTTAGACTTGATCAGTCCCATTAACCCAAATAATGGCGGGCGATGTTATAGGCCAAGAACGACATTAAATACGCCAAACCAAATAAATAAATCGTCATAAAACTCACGGTTTTCCATGAGCCTGTTTCACGACGTACCGTTGCCAAGGTAGCTAAACAATGCGGTGCATAGATAAACCACACCAACAGTGAAATTCCGGTGGCCAATGACCAACCTAAATTACCATCACTACTGATAATCGATGCCAAACCATTGGCCATAGCATCTTCATCCACCGCCGATAAGGCATATACGGTACCCAGTGCTGCCACCACCACTTCACGTGCCGCCATGGCAGGAATCAAGGCAATACAAATCTGCCAATTAAAGCCGAGCGGTGCAAAAATCGGTTGCATTAAATGACCAAGCATCCCAGCAAGTGAATAATCAATCGCAGGCAAGGTCGCGCCTTCAGGTGGTTGTGGGAAAGTACACAAGAACCACAGCAAAATCGACAATGCGAAAATAATCCCACCGACACGTTTTAAGAAGATTTTGGCGCGATCCAACAGACCAATCCAAATGCTCTTTAAGTCAGGAAAACGATAGCTTGGCAATTCCATCAATAACATGTGTTGATGTTTGTCCTTGTTAAACAACTTCAACACAAATGCCACCACCAAGGCACTTAAAATCCCTGCCATATACAAAGCAAACAATACTAAGCCTTGTAGATTGAAAAAGCCCCACACGGTTTGCTCGGGAACAAAGGCAGCAATCAGCAAGGCATACACCGGCAAACGTGCCGAACAGGTCATCAGCGGTGCCACAAAAATCGTGGTTAAACGGTCTTTCGGATCACTGATACTACGCGTTGCCATAATGCCGGGAATCGCACAGGCAAAGCTCGATAACAAAGGAATAAAGGCACGACCTGAAAGACCGGCTTTAAACATCAGTTTATCGAGTAAGAATGCCGCGCGCGGTAAATAACCCGATTCTTCCAGCACCAAAATAAAGAAGAACAGAATCAAAATCTGTGGCAAGAACACCACCACACCGCCTGCACCAGCAATCACACCATCCACGACTAAACTGTTCAATAGTGGATGTTGAATGTATTGCCCGACATATTCTCCAAGCCATGCAAATAAAGCTTCAATGCCATCCATAAATGGTGCCGCCCAAGTAAACACGGCTTGGAACACCACAAACATCATCACCGCAAGGCTGACTAAGCCCAAGACAGGATGCAAAAAAATCTTATCGAGAAAATCTGAGCGTTTGTCTTCATGATCAACCGAATGCACCACGTCATTTAAAATGGTGGCAATCTTTTCATGGTTGTCACCTTTTAAACCACTCAGTTCAGTATGTGGCACTGCATATTTGCCCTGATCGAGTGCACTCATCAAGTTTTCAATGCCGGCATCACGTACCGCTACGGTTTCCACCACCGGAATACCGAGACGTTGTGAGAGTTTTTGAGTATTGATTTGCATGCCACGACGGCGTGCTTCATCCATCATGTTTAAAACCAACAGAATCGGGCGTCCCAATTCAATCATTTCAAGCACAAGACCCAAATGCAGTTTCAGGTTGGTGGCGTCGACCACGCACAAGAACGCATCTTGCTCGCCTTCTTCTGCAATTTTGCCTTGCACCACATCGCGGGTAATCGCTTCATCAGGGCTGGTTGCATTAAGACTATACGTGCCCGGCAAATCCAACACGCGAACAGGCTTAGCTGAAGGTAAGACAAATTGACCGACTTTACGTTCAACCGTTACCCCGGCATAGTTGGCAACCTTTTGACGAGTTCCGGTTAAATGATTGAACAGTGAAGTTTTACCGCAGTTGGGGTTACCGACAAGCGCAATACGTAAGGCATCACCACTCATGCAGATGCCCCTTGTTGTACGATATCGATTTTTTCAGCTTCAACTTTACGCAGTGCAAATCGTGTGAATCCTAATTGAATCAAAATCGGGTCACCACCAAAGATTCCCTTGGTGATCACCTGAACTTTGGCACCCGGAATAAAGCCCAGTGTTTCGAGTCGACTTGCGACCACATCATTTTGATTCATATCGCCATTTTGAGTACGATGAACGGCACGAATGACCGCTGATTGTTTAACTTTTAAATCAGATAAACGCACTGCATCCAATCCTTAACTATTTTGTACAGTATACAAACAAATGAGAATAATTACCAATTAAGCTTTGTGCTGAGAGCCATGCCGCCATTTATTCATCGACAGTTAAAATATTTTGATCTACAGTGACTTTATCCCATCTTAGTATGGGTAAAAGGATTAAATTTATACCCTCATGTTAAATAAAAAACCTCGTACACCTGCACCTGTCGTGATTCCCAATACGCTTTATTTTCTACACGGCTTTAAAGATTATTTGGTGGCGCAAACCGTCAGCCCGCATACCCGTAATGCTTATTTATCCGATCTGATTCAGTGCAGCGAAGCATCAACCAAATCCATGCAAGAGTGGACGCATGATGATATTTCTGATGTGCTGATTTATCTGACCAAAGCCGGTAAAAGTCCACGCTCGATTGCCCGTAGCTTATCGGCATTGCGTTCTTTTTATAAATTTCTACGTGAGCAAAAACTCAGAACAGACAATCCGGTTGCCTCACATAAAACCCCAAAACTTGGCCGTGCCTTACCGAAGGACTTATCTGAGCAAGATGTTGAGGCTTTAATTCATGCCCCCGATGTCAGCACCGCTTTGGGCTTACGTGACCGTGCCATGTTCGAAGTGTTATACGCCTGCGGTTTACGGGTCAGTGAACTGATTAATTTACGTATTGATTTTTTAAACTTAAATCAAGGCTATCTACGTATTTTAGGTAAAGGTAACAAAGAACGCTTGGTGCCGATGGGGCAAGTCGCCTGTGAATGGATTGAAAAATATATCCAAGAGGGTCGTCCTCATTTGTACAAATCTGCCACGGATTATCTATTTCTGACCCAGCATGGTGGGATTATGAGTCGGCAAAATTTTTGGTATGCGATTAAACGTTATGCTTTACAAGCGGGTATTCAAAGTGAATTATCACCGCATACATTACGCCACGCCTTTGCCACACACTTACTCAATCATGGCGCAGATTTGCGCGTGGTGCAGATGCTGCTTGGGCATAGTGACTTGTCCACCACACAGATTTATACCCATGTCGCACAAGTACGCATGCAACATTTACATGCCACGCATCATCCACGTGCTTAGTGCTTGTAAACGTCATTTCTAATATCGTTGCACATGTCGCGATGAATCTAGAAAAATGCCATTAAATCAGCGCAGCAGAGGGTTGTCGGTCAGGATTTTATGAATCGGCTGATTTTTTTGCTATGCTTATTCACCTCAAAATAATGTCAAAATTTAAAAGGGTTGTTTATGCCATTTACCCGTTCAAAATTAGTAATGATGTCTGCACTCACTGCCAGCCTAATGCTCAGCGCATGTGGTCAATCTGACAATGCAAAGAAAGATGACGGCACACTCACCGCCACCGCACCAGCCACCGGTCAAGCATCCAACATTACTGAACGCAATGCTCAACAGCGCCTGATTCAGACTTTAGAGAAGAATTTTAAAACTGCCAATATCAATGCCAAAGTCATTGAAGTCAAACCGACTGAAGTGCCGAATATCGTTTGGGTCAATTTAGAGGGTATGTCTCCGATCTATGCCACCGCTGATGGAAAATATCTGATCCAAGGCGATTTACTGCGTTTAGGGGATAAAACCATTCACAATGTCGGTGAAAACTTACAAGCAGCCAACAATAAAAAACTGCTGTCTAGCCTGAAAGTTGAAGACCTGATTGTGTACCCTGCCAAAGGCAAAGCCAAACATGTGGTGTATGTGTTTACCGATGTGAGCTGTCCGTACTGCCACAAACTGCATGAACATATGGGTGAGATCAATGCCGCGGGTATTGAAGTGCGTTATATCGCATGGCCACGTGGCGACCAATTTATGCCAACCATGGAAAGCGTGTGGTGTAGTGAAGATCGTAAAACCGCCTTTGACCAAGCGATTTCAGGTGCGCCACTTGCGCCAGCATCGTGTCAAAATCCTGTTAAAGATCAATACGCATTGGGTCAAAGCATGGGCGTGAATGGCACCCCTGCCATTTACAGTCAAGACGGTATTTACCTCGGTGGATACATGACGGCAGAGGAAATTTCTAAGCGTTTAAATAACTAATATTTATGGCTTTAATTCCCGTTTTTTATACAACAAGATAAAGTTTTAGATATGCTAGAGATTGGCTTGCTTTTTAGCTATGATCTAGCATGAACAACCTTTTTATATATATTTGGAGTGTGACGTGAAACCAGTTCGTCTGGCTATACTCGGTCTAGGAACCGTAGGTGGTGGTGCCCTTAAACTATTACAAGAAAACGCTGCTGAAATTAGACGTCGCACCGATCGTGAAATTCAAATTACCCATGTGGGGACTCGTCGTCCTCGCCCTGATTTAAATCTCCCTGATTCAGTCAAGCAAAGTGCCGATTTGATGGACATCGTCCGTCAACCTGATGTCGATGTCGTGGTGGAAGTCATGGGTGGCATTCATCCAGCTTACGAATTGATTATGGAAGCGATGAAGCACGGAAAACACGTGGTCACTGCCAATAAAGCGTTATTGGCTGAGCACGGTACAGCACTGTTTAAAGCCGCAGATGAATACAAAGTACAGATTGCCTATGAAGCCGCTGTTGCTGGCGGTATTCCAATTATTAAAGTGATCCGTGAAGGTCTTGCTGCAAATCGTATTGATTGGTTGGCAGGCATCATCAATGGTACAGGTAATTTCATTTTATCTGAAATGCGTGAAAAAGGTCGTGCCTTTGCCGATGTGCTGAAAGAAGCGCAAGAACTCGGTTATGCCGAAGCAGATCCAACCTTTGACGTGGAAGGCATTGACGCTGCACATAAGCTGACTTTGCTTGCTTCCATTGCTTTTGGTATTCCACTTCAGTTTGACAAGGTCTTTACCGAAGGCATCAGTAAAATCACCGCTCAAGATGTCAAATATGCCGAAGAACTCGGTTTCCGTATCAAGCATCTAGGCATTGCACGTCGTGCGGAAAAAGGCATTGAGCTCCGTGTACATCCAACACTTATTCCAGCAGAAGAACTGCTTGCCAATGTAAACGGCGTGAAGAATGCGGTCTTGGTTCACGCCAATGCTGTCGGTCCAACACTGTACTACGGTGCAGGCGCAGGTGCAGGTCCAACTGCTTCTGCTGTAGTGGCTGATGTGGTGGATATCGTGCGTGACATTATCTATACCGAAGATGGTGCAGGAA
The sequence above is drawn from the Acinetobacter lanii genome and encodes:
- the thiC gene encoding phosphomethylpyrimidine synthase ThiC — protein: MSPLTNLTATTSASPSALHDVAHHEQEAKDLTRILPASRKVYIEGSRPDILVPMREIALTETPTGLGGEYNPPIHVYDTSGAYTDPNIQIDLNQGLPNVREAWIEERNDTEILDQLSSEFGQARLRDIRTAEFRFKHISKPRRAKRGHNVTQMHYAKQGIITPEMEYIAIRESQRQLEGVDQRQHVGQNFGAHNLRHISPEFVRHEVAAGRAIIPANINHPEAEPMIIGRNFLVKINANIGNSALGSSIDEEVAKMTWATRWGADTIMDLSTGKNIHETREWIIRNSPVPIGTVPIYQALEKVDGVAENLTWEIFKDTLIEQAEQGVDYFTIHAGVLLRYVPMTANRLTGIVSRGGSIMAQWCLAHHQENFLYTHFDEICEIMKAYDVSFSLGDGLRPGCIQDANDEAQFSELRTLGELTHRAWQHDVQVMIEGPGHVPMHMIKENMDLQLEVCQEAPFYTLGPLTTDIAPGYDHITSAIGAAMIGWYGTAMLCYVTPKEHLGLPNKKDVKDGIITYKIAAHAADLAKGHPGAQVRDNALSKARFEFRWEDQFNLSLDPDTARSMHDETLPKEAHKSAHFCSMCGPKFCSMKISQNVREYAQNHQDENNSEQNTQEVEMGLAQMKSEFQKQGQKLYHTV
- a CDS encoding NUDIX domain-containing protein — translated: MKILENATYNKNDFEITQREYLYQGFIKVEKISLKHQLFNQLAYTSTIQRELIRRKEAAGVLLYNDQQQRFALIEQFRVGAIDDPVSPWQLEIIAGVLDDDESPESCIRRESVEESGCEIQDLEHLFSFYPSAGACDEVFHLYVAQAELPKHGGVFGMPDEGENIQLHILNYADLQPLLASGRLRNAPVIMALQWLKQHIVPLGHA
- the cpdA gene encoding 3',5'-cyclic-AMP phosphodiesterase; protein product: MPLNPNEKIIIQITDSHLMDRADAQFVKMNPEQSFHAVIEDMLSQYPHIDAIIHTGDVAQVAKPETYARYQQYMQRLGIPFYQIPGNHDDVAHFPFAAPDPIPAVLSFHNWRFILLNSAVPDRIDGWIGSEQLVHLERLLEQHQTHDVVLACHHHPLEMQSHWIDQHKLKNTKQLTEILQQYNNIKAVICGHVHQDSLNLWNNIQFLSTPATSVQFKPKSQDFALDDLAPGYRSFRLKENGEFETQVHRLTDFTQHINKDISGY
- the dksA gene encoding RNA polymerase-binding protein DksA — protein: MANENQTQVLEETNGLVEEKAKRVRKTKPKTTEGGTTASLFGIEPYQPKKNEEYMSEGQLEHFRKILLAWKEELMSEVDRTLNTMQDENTALPDVNDRATQEEEFAIELRTRDRERKLIRKIEQSVEAIKNDDYGFCETCGIEIGLRRLEARPTATLCIDCKTLAEIKEKQNNG
- the gluQRS gene encoding tRNA glutamyl-Q(34) synthetase GluQRS; the protein is MLFNNPPLSAPVSQERNQQVVAYRGRFAPSPTGPLHFGSLITAVASFCEAKSQGGEWIVRIEDTDIPRIYPGSEEHILKCLDAFEFESDAPIIFQKDRLDIYQAVLEHLHTQGLVYACQCTRKMLGSNHIYQGTCRDLNLPFQDQAIRLKIDDQPICFNDLLQGQHCSNLKQDLGDFVLKRRDGIINYQLAVVVDDYLQGVTHVVRGADLLDNTERQIWLGQCLGYPKLSYMHLPLAMNDRGDKLSKQNHAMALDIAHAPKLLAQALQALGQPPVDLDRPSIMLQQAVQQWQRDLIPKGTSIQGIFQ
- a CDS encoding zinc-ribbon domain-containing protein, producing MFFIFGVGPKTVKTAQGQFKCPVCRSYSGYEIKQQRNYFSLFFIPLIPLSKPKSGQVQCLHCGTFMPTLVLQQVENDVRPNE
- the ftsW gene encoding putative lipid II flippase FtsW; translated protein: MAGFTQTTITKISEVYDRFAPKVPSEITPRNVLIFCVVALLSLGTVMVGSASMPYAERLLENPFHYVTRHLISIVVAFVAAVFAYRVSLNTWFKNTFPLWLITIVLLLSVLAIGSEVNGSTRWIRLAGFTFQPTEAAKLMMAIFTADYVVRRAEEVRSNVKGLVRLGIIMLLTVGLIIAEPDLGATVVIVFTMLGVFFLAGAPLIQFGIALGAILIAFVFLVVFEPYRFERLVSFTNPWADPLGTGYQLTNALMAFGRGEWFGVGLGHSIQKMSYLPEAHTDFMLAILAEEFGFFGITTVMILSFTMVVMCIKIGHRALKNQYLRAGYLAYGISIIFLLQIMVNAGMNMGMLPTKGLTLPFISYGGSSLIMCAVMVSLMLKIDATTQVKNSAKEESSF
- the murD gene encoding UDP-N-acetylmuramoyl-L-alanine--D-glutamate ligase translates to MLIQRGGLKVVAGLGISGVSAVNFLYEKGYRVAVTDSRAVPPGHDKIPSEVQTHFGVLDQDLLLSAEEIIISPGLDPKLPEIQAAIAKGIPVISEIQVLRRATDKPIVGITGSNAKSTVTTLIGLMAEQAGRKVAVGGNLGRPALDLTKDDPELYILELSSFQLETTSNLNAEVAVVLNMSEDHLDRHGDMMGYHTAKHRIFQGVKKVVYNRDDSLTRPLVPDATPMQSFGLNAPDINQYGVLRDTDGTIWLARGRERLLKSSEMYIQGTHNVANALACLALGEAIGLPLEGMLETLKTFKGLEHRCEFVKEVNGVRYYNDSKGTNIGATLAALDGLGAAIEAQGGKVAIILGGQGKGQDFTALRDSLSKFAQVAVLIGEDRPIIETAIAGTTTLLHAESLQEAVALCQQCTQAQDVVLLSPACASFDMFSGYPERGRQFVALVNALN